Proteins co-encoded in one Pedosphaera parvula Ellin514 genomic window:
- a CDS encoding tetratricopeptide repeat-containing sulfotransferase family protein: protein MKRQQLISSGIIARIFHDAMEASRRQDYDHTIEILKRGNRLDPANSRILLDLGRVNLMRYQRAEAEGWFERAVRISPRRAETLLMAGNHCQHYGQLEMAQRYFARAAEEAEASTEVFVNLAELYERQRRPQESAQMLERALRSDPTSGRALIFRARMRRQAGQVEGSEQLLRTVSERPNLDPWVRAQAGYELGALYDSCGQYDHAMSALVQAKSLLRPGATGAMAALQSMYAEVNQMEQNASASTFQQWFEAQKELGPLQKVALLCGYPRSGTTLLEQVLDSHPSIVSAEETPVLHEEAFIRFYTNRPANASLFSILNAASVDRLQLARKNYFQNIQAFIGQNIGERLLIDKNPPLTLILPMIIRVLPEVKFLVALRDPRDVCLSCFMQPWPVNPISSAYLTFEDTVKDYAITMNVWRKVRPLMQNPAMEVRYEDMVENLEAEARRTLEFLGMGWDAKVLNFHEHAKAKTVRSPTYLDVAKPVYRRAMGRWRNYEKYFEPHLAKLEPFLRAFGYS, encoded by the coding sequence ATGAAGCGGCAACAACTTATTTCCAGCGGAATCATCGCACGGATTTTCCACGATGCGATGGAAGCCTCCCGACGACAGGATTACGATCACACGATTGAAATTCTTAAACGCGGCAACCGATTGGATCCGGCGAACTCACGCATTTTGCTCGATCTTGGCCGGGTGAATCTGATGCGGTATCAGCGGGCGGAGGCGGAGGGATGGTTTGAACGGGCGGTGCGGATTTCCCCGCGTCGGGCGGAAACTCTCTTGATGGCCGGCAATCATTGCCAGCATTACGGGCAACTGGAGATGGCCCAACGCTATTTTGCCCGTGCCGCTGAAGAAGCCGAGGCTTCGACTGAGGTGTTTGTAAATCTGGCCGAGCTTTATGAACGGCAACGTCGGCCGCAGGAATCGGCGCAGATGCTCGAGCGTGCGTTGCGTTCAGATCCAACCAGTGGCCGGGCATTGATCTTCCGGGCAAGGATGCGGCGTCAGGCGGGTCAGGTTGAAGGTTCTGAACAATTGCTGAGAACGGTTTCCGAGCGACCCAACCTGGACCCATGGGTGCGGGCACAAGCGGGTTATGAATTGGGAGCGTTGTACGACAGTTGCGGGCAATATGACCACGCTATGAGCGCTCTCGTGCAGGCGAAGTCTTTGCTGCGTCCCGGGGCGACCGGGGCCATGGCGGCATTGCAATCGATGTACGCCGAAGTGAACCAGATGGAGCAGAATGCTTCGGCGAGTACATTTCAACAATGGTTTGAGGCGCAGAAGGAATTGGGACCGCTTCAGAAGGTGGCGCTGCTTTGCGGTTACCCGAGGTCAGGCACAACCTTGCTGGAACAAGTGTTGGACTCGCATCCTTCGATTGTTTCGGCGGAGGAAACTCCGGTATTGCATGAGGAAGCTTTCATTCGCTTTTACACGAATCGTCCAGCGAACGCTTCCCTGTTTTCAATCCTCAATGCGGCCTCCGTCGATCGCCTGCAGTTGGCGAGGAAAAATTATTTTCAAAACATTCAGGCATTCATCGGACAGAATATCGGTGAGCGTTTGCTGATTGATAAAAACCCTCCGCTTACACTCATCCTGCCAATGATTATTCGAGTGTTGCCGGAGGTTAAATTTCTGGTGGCGTTGCGTGATCCCCGGGATGTTTGCTTGAGCTGCTTTATGCAGCCATGGCCGGTGAATCCCATCAGTTCGGCCTATCTGACTTTTGAGGATACGGTCAAAGATTATGCCATCACGATGAATGTTTGGAGAAAGGTGAGGCCGTTGATGCAAAATCCAGCCATGGAAGTGCGCTATGAGGATATGGTGGAGAATTTGGAGGCGGAGGCCCGCCGAACGTTGGAATTCCTGGGCATGGGCTGGGATGCGAAAGTCCTGAACTTTCACGAACATGCGAAAGCGAAGACGGTGCGTTCGCCGACCTACCTGGACGTCGCAAAGCCGGTGTACCGGCGGGCGATGGGGCGCTGGCGCAATTACGAGAAATATTTCGAGCCGCACCTGGCGAAGTTGGAACCGTTCTTGCGGGCGTTTGGTTATTCCTAA
- a CDS encoding flippase activity-associated protein Agl23 — translation MNRAARLGLFLLAAMLAALALRCPQLDIRPMHNDEGVNAIKFQTLHNQGSYHYDPNEFHGPTLPYFTWLVDKLSGGSSANYLSEIRLRTVNVLFGVGLILLLPLVADALGYRATACAAFLITISPAMVFYSRYYIHEILLGFFTLLTIAAGWRYTRTRKLGWAMLTGAAIGLMQATKETFVLTLAAILMALLLNWIWIQRIDASDPPSQFKVSFPHVAAGLVIWLAVAFVLLSSFLTNLNGPLDAFRAYLPWTHRAQGSSPHIHPWNFYLERLTFFHNGSGPVFTETFILILAGIGIITTFTRKGTVGANVKFLRFLAFYTLIITAIYAAIPYKTPWCLLTFWQGMILMAGFGAVALINLMRRRAVKIAVNLLLLIGAAHLTLQARQLSTTYAADRKNPYIYSQTSPDILNLVAKVNAIAQASPEKNQVTIKVMASGSEYWPLPYYLRDFPSIGWYSAIPQDPEAPIMIASTDLHANLDKNKTHLMVGLFELRPKTFFELYVDLDLWRTYLNTIKPKAAEP, via the coding sequence ATGAACCGGGCTGCCAGGCTGGGCCTGTTTCTGCTGGCTGCCATGCTGGCCGCGCTCGCCCTGCGATGCCCTCAGTTGGACATTCGCCCCATGCACAATGATGAGGGGGTGAATGCCATCAAATTTCAAACGCTCCACAACCAGGGCTCGTATCATTACGATCCAAACGAGTTCCATGGCCCAACGCTTCCGTACTTCACCTGGCTGGTGGACAAACTCAGTGGCGGTTCCAGCGCAAATTATCTTTCTGAAATCCGGCTCAGGACTGTCAACGTCCTCTTTGGTGTCGGCTTGATTCTCCTGTTGCCACTGGTGGCTGATGCCCTCGGCTACCGCGCCACCGCCTGCGCCGCTTTCCTCATTACCATCTCTCCCGCGATGGTTTTCTACAGCCGCTATTACATTCATGAAATACTGCTGGGTTTTTTCACCTTGCTGACCATCGCCGCCGGCTGGCGTTACACGCGCACTCGCAAGCTGGGCTGGGCCATGCTCACCGGGGCCGCCATCGGCCTCATGCAGGCAACCAAGGAAACCTTTGTTCTCACTTTGGCGGCAATCTTGATGGCCTTACTGCTGAATTGGATTTGGATCCAACGCATTGATGCCAGCGATCCACCCTCGCAATTTAAGGTTAGTTTTCCCCACGTTGCTGCCGGTCTCGTGATCTGGCTCGCGGTAGCGTTTGTGCTTCTTTCTTCCTTCTTGACCAACCTCAACGGTCCATTGGATGCCTTTCGCGCCTATTTACCCTGGACACATCGTGCTCAAGGCTCCTCACCGCACATTCACCCATGGAACTTTTATCTTGAACGTCTCACTTTCTTTCACAATGGCAGCGGCCCCGTCTTCACGGAGACATTCATCCTGATTTTAGCCGGCATCGGAATCATCACCACCTTCACGCGCAAAGGCACGGTCGGAGCGAACGTAAAATTTCTACGCTTTCTGGCTTTTTACACGCTCATCATTACCGCAATTTATGCCGCCATTCCCTACAAAACTCCGTGGTGTCTGCTGACTTTTTGGCAGGGGATGATTTTAATGGCTGGTTTTGGGGCCGTGGCCCTGATCAACCTCATGCGGCGGCGCGCAGTTAAAATCGCAGTCAATCTGTTGCTCCTGATAGGTGCAGCCCATCTAACGTTGCAAGCCCGCCAACTCAGCACCACCTATGCTGCCGACCGCAAAAATCCTTATATCTATTCGCAGACTTCGCCAGACATCCTCAACCTGGTCGCAAAAGTAAATGCCATCGCTCAAGCTTCCCCGGAAAAGAATCAGGTCACGATCAAGGTAATGGCGTCCGGAAGCGAATATTGGCCTCTGCCCTATTATTTGCGAGACTTCCCAAGCATCGGCTGGTACTCCGCTATCCCGCAGGACCCTGAAGCTCCCATCATGATCGCCTCCACCGACCTGCATGCCAATCTGGACAAAAACAAAACCCACCTGATGGTGGGTTTGTTTGAACTGCGTCCAAAAACTTTCTTCGAACTCTACGTAGACCTGGACTTATGGCGCACTTATCTCAACACCATCAAGCCCAAGGCCGCGGAGCCTTAA
- a CDS encoding RNA recognition motif domain-containing protein — translation MNKLYIGNLSFDATENDVQDLFAQHGPVTEVNLIMDKMTGRARGFGFVTMSTKEGADAAVQNLNGKQWQGRALTVNEARPREERSGGGGGGGGSRGGYGGGSGGGGGARRQNRY, via the coding sequence ATGAACAAATTATACATAGGAAATCTTTCCTTCGACGCCACCGAAAACGACGTCCAGGATTTATTCGCCCAACACGGTCCGGTGACTGAAGTCAACCTGATCATGGACAAAATGACCGGCCGCGCCCGCGGTTTTGGTTTCGTGACCATGTCCACCAAGGAAGGCGCTGACGCAGCGGTCCAAAACCTCAACGGCAAGCAATGGCAAGGTCGCGCATTGACCGTGAACGAAGCTCGTCCTCGTGAAGAGCGTTCGGGCGGCGGTGGTGGCGGCGGCGGAAGCCGTGGTGGTTACGGTGGCGGCAGTGGTGGTGGCGGCGGCGCACGTCGTCAGAATCGCTATTAA
- a CDS encoding TetR/AcrR family transcriptional regulator — translation MRVRDPRKEKAIRDQALAMIVKHGFDGLSMQKLARAAHVSPATIYIYFQDREDLILKLYAEISERMFAATLENFDPAMAFDEGLKVQWINRARYFLKHPMEMHFMEQIRFSPLHERAFRATGCKFNELMKAFVRNAIQRKQLVRVPVEVYWSVAFAPLYQLVKFHMHGKGLPGTGTFVLDDKTMLLTLDLVLKALKP, via the coding sequence ATGCGCGTGCGCGACCCTCGTAAAGAAAAAGCCATTCGCGATCAGGCTCTGGCCATGATCGTGAAGCATGGCTTTGACGGGCTCAGCATGCAGAAGCTTGCCCGGGCCGCCCACGTTTCGCCGGCCACCATTTATATTTATTTTCAGGATCGCGAGGATCTGATCTTAAAGCTTTATGCCGAAATCAGTGAGCGGATGTTCGCGGCAACACTGGAGAATTTCGATCCGGCGATGGCCTTTGACGAGGGGCTCAAGGTGCAATGGATCAATCGCGCCCGCTATTTCCTCAAGCATCCCATGGAAATGCACTTCATGGAACAAATCCGGTTTTCGCCCCTGCACGAGCGTGCTTTTCGGGCCACCGGTTGCAAGTTCAATGAGCTGATGAAGGCTTTTGTCCGCAACGCGATCCAACGCAAGCAATTGGTCAGGGTGCCGGTGGAAGTGTATTGGTCTGTGGCTTTCGCACCGCTCTATCAACTCGTCAAATTTCACATGCATGGCAAGGGGCTCCCGGGCACTGGGACGTTCGTTCTCGATGACAAAACCATGCTGCTTACCCTCGATCTTGTTTTGAAGGCTTTGAAACCCTGA
- a CDS encoding DUF1501 domain-containing protein yields MRDPLQEHRHLVSRRHFFKSTGLAAGRIALAGLMLPEALKAATSAPKTAAHAHPPLPGLPHFAPKAKRLIYLFMNGGPSQIDLLDYKPGLPKMFDTDLPDSIRMGQRLTTMTSGQSRFPIAPSKYQFKQHGKSGIWFSELLSHTAQVADELAVIKSVQTEAINHDPAVTFIQTGRQIPGNPSLGSWLSYGLGSECDNLPAFVVMTPSWSAKRDAQALYQRLWSSGFLQTKHSGVSLRAKGDPVLYINDPPGVDKQTRRDMLDALAKLNEHEYKQVGDPEINTRIAQYEMAFQMQSSVPELTDIKGESQATLDLYGPEVTIPGTFSHSCLMARRMAERGVRCIEIFHREWDHHGDLTRDLPLQCRDVDHACMGLIKDLKSRGMLDETLVVWGGEFGRTVYCQGKLTPEDYGRDHHPRCFTMWMAGGGIKGGTVYGETDDFSYNVVQDPVHISEINATILHCLGIDHRKLTFKFQGLDQRLTGVEERKVVTGVLA; encoded by the coding sequence ATGAGAGACCCATTGCAAGAGCATCGTCATCTGGTGAGCCGACGGCACTTTTTCAAGTCCACCGGCCTGGCGGCTGGGAGAATAGCTTTGGCGGGATTGATGCTGCCCGAGGCGTTAAAGGCGGCAACTTCAGCGCCGAAGACTGCTGCTCATGCCCATCCACCTTTGCCGGGATTGCCGCACTTTGCACCAAAGGCCAAGCGCTTGATTTATTTGTTCATGAACGGCGGGCCTTCCCAGATAGATTTACTCGATTACAAGCCGGGGCTGCCGAAGATGTTCGACACGGACCTACCTGATTCCATCCGCATGGGCCAACGGTTGACCACCATGACTTCGGGCCAATCCCGATTCCCAATCGCGCCTTCGAAGTATCAGTTCAAGCAGCATGGAAAGTCGGGAATATGGTTCAGTGAATTGTTGTCGCACACGGCGCAGGTGGCGGATGAGCTCGCGGTTATCAAGAGCGTGCAAACTGAAGCGATTAATCATGATCCCGCAGTGACCTTTATTCAAACGGGACGGCAGATTCCGGGTAATCCAAGTTTGGGTTCGTGGTTATCTTATGGACTGGGAAGTGAGTGTGACAATCTGCCGGCATTTGTGGTGATGACACCGAGTTGGTCGGCCAAGCGTGATGCGCAGGCGCTTTATCAGCGGCTTTGGAGTTCGGGCTTTCTGCAGACAAAACATTCGGGAGTCAGCCTGCGGGCGAAAGGCGATCCGGTGCTGTATATCAATGATCCACCTGGTGTGGATAAGCAGACGCGTCGGGACATGCTGGATGCGTTGGCGAAATTGAACGAGCATGAATACAAGCAGGTGGGTGATCCGGAGATCAACACACGCATTGCGCAATATGAAATGGCTTTTCAGATGCAGTCGTCAGTGCCTGAGTTGACGGATATCAAGGGAGAGTCACAAGCGACGTTGGATTTATATGGGCCGGAGGTGACGATTCCTGGGACATTTTCGCATAGTTGTTTGATGGCGAGGAGAATGGCGGAGCGCGGCGTGCGGTGCATCGAGATATTTCATCGCGAGTGGGATCATCACGGGGACCTGACGCGTGATTTGCCGTTGCAATGTCGTGACGTGGACCATGCCTGCATGGGGTTGATCAAGGATTTAAAGAGCAGGGGAATGCTGGATGAAACGCTGGTGGTTTGGGGTGGTGAATTCGGGCGGACGGTTTATTGCCAGGGGAAATTGACGCCGGAGGATTACGGGCGCGATCATCATCCACGCTGCTTCACGATGTGGATGGCGGGTGGTGGGATCAAGGGCGGGACTGTGTATGGTGAGACTGATGACTTCAGCTACAACGTCGTGCAGGACCCGGTTCACATCAGTGAGATCAACGCCACGATTTTGCACTGCCTGGGCATCGACCACCGCAAACTTACCTTTAAGTTTCAGGGGCTTGACCAGCGTCTGACCGGGGTTGAAGAACGCAAAGTGGTTACGGGAGTGTTGGCTTAA
- a CDS encoding MFS transporter, with translation MKFTRYQIFVVAVLAFLQFTIILDFMILSPLGAMLLEELKIPTTKFGLVVSVYAFSAGVSGLLTAGFADKFDRKKLLLFFYTGFILGTVLCGIASNYHFLLIARIVTGLFGGVIGSITMAITADLFALEMRGRVMGIVQTAFAASQVMGLPMGLFLSNHWGWHAPFLMIAGIGTAVGVVIAIGLKPIDAHLKIKNDRNAFEHLFKTVLRPNYLRAFAATVVLATGGFMLMPFGSTFTVHNLGISMDKLPMIYMVTGTCAIIAGPLIGRLSDAIGKYPVFFMGSVLGMIMVVIYCNLGITPLWAVILVSVLLFIAISARMISISALISAVPDMKDRGAFMSVNASTQQFAGGIASALAGLIVVQNQSGKLERYGLLGYVVVCAMLVTLGLMYSIHKMVQAKAKAMPTAEAAGKEAVPASTGR, from the coding sequence ATGAAATTTACCCGCTACCAGATCTTTGTCGTGGCCGTTTTGGCCTTTTTGCAATTCACCATCATTCTCGATTTCATGATCCTCTCGCCGCTTGGAGCCATGCTGCTTGAGGAATTGAAGATTCCGACGACAAAATTTGGTCTCGTGGTTTCCGTTTATGCCTTTAGTGCGGGGGTATCCGGGCTGCTAACTGCCGGCTTTGCTGATAAGTTCGATCGGAAAAAGCTGCTGCTGTTTTTCTATACTGGTTTCATCCTTGGCACCGTTCTGTGCGGCATTGCTTCCAATTACCATTTCCTACTGATCGCCCGTATTGTGACGGGACTTTTCGGGGGAGTTATTGGTTCCATCACCATGGCCATCACGGCTGATCTTTTTGCCCTGGAAATGCGGGGTCGCGTCATGGGGATTGTGCAGACCGCTTTTGCCGCCAGCCAGGTAATGGGGCTGCCCATGGGGCTGTTCCTTTCCAATCATTGGGGCTGGCATGCTCCGTTCCTGATGATTGCTGGTATCGGAACTGCCGTCGGTGTGGTGATTGCGATTGGCTTGAAGCCCATTGACGCGCATCTAAAAATTAAGAATGACCGGAATGCTTTCGAGCACTTATTTAAGACCGTTCTCAGACCCAACTACCTGCGGGCTTTTGCTGCCACCGTAGTGCTTGCCACTGGAGGCTTCATGCTGATGCCGTTTGGCTCGACATTCACGGTCCATAACCTTGGGATTTCCATGGACAAGTTGCCGATGATCTACATGGTTACAGGCACCTGCGCCATCATCGCGGGGCCGTTGATTGGCCGACTTAGCGATGCAATTGGCAAATACCCGGTGTTCTTCATGGGCTCGGTGCTTGGGATGATCATGGTTGTCATTTATTGCAATTTGGGGATCACACCGCTTTGGGCAGTCATCCTTGTGAGCGTCCTGCTTTTCATCGCAATCTCAGCGCGCATGATCTCCATTTCCGCCCTGATCTCGGCAGTTCCTGACATGAAGGATCGCGGGGCGTTCATGTCTGTGAATGCCTCCACGCAGCAATTTGCGGGTGGGATTGCGTCAGCGTTGGCCGGATTGATTGTCGTGCAGAATCAGAGTGGTAAACTGGAGCGGTATGGTTTGCTTGGCTACGTGGTGGTGTGCGCCATGCTGGTTACCCTGGGGCTGATGTATTCCATTCACAAAATGGTGCAGGCAAAAGCCAAGGCGATGCCTACCGCTGAGGCAGCTGGAAAAGAAGCAGTGCCGGCGTCGACCGGACGGTGA
- a CDS encoding PSD1 and planctomycete cytochrome C domain-containing protein: MKLSYVTFGLLILSAGPLIPINGAAASSSSKTIDFNRDVRPILSDNCFNCHGPDEKRRKAKLRLDIAEGAVEVREGKQAIKPKDLQASEVWRRINTKDPDDMMPPPDSNKKLTEQQIQTLKRWIEGGAQYKGHWAFEAPRKPGLPKIKNRRWARNEIDYFIGAGLEEKKLKPESEASKEKLIRRVTFDLTGLPPTPEEVDAFLADKQAGAYERLVDRLLNSPRYGEHQARYWLDAVRYGDTHGLHLDNERSMWPYRDWVVKAFNENMPYDQFTIWQIAGDLLPQATREQKIASGYNRCNVTTSEGGAIADEFYVRYAIDRTETTSVVWMGLTAGCAVCHDHKFDPLTQKEFYSLYAFFNNCTEQAMDGNALLTPPVMKLPSPEQEEKVAGYDKEIAALKKEMSEEVKKVDYKDPGPHEIKELPEAREVIYVDDEFPGGAKPEKVDGTPDIEWVTAENGQIFSGKRAIKRTATGLAQDVFQNAKPSLVVGKGDKLFAYVYLDPKNPPKAIMLQFHTTDWMYRANWGDEDAIPFGEKGKALKKIMGPLPPVGEWVRLEVDTDKLEMKTGLRINGIAFTQYGGTVYWDKAGAMTKLEQEDRSGQSQWAWEVHTKAENAAGLPADIAKIIRERTDKRTEAEGKKLREYYLENIYEEARKILQPLNAKVAPIQKQRQELEDKIPGTLVMQEMEKPRGTFVLKRGEYDKKGEEVQPGVPHFLPPLPKTDKTNRLALAQWLVSTNHPLTSRVIVNRYWQQFFGIGLVKTAQDFGSQGEWPSNPELLDWLACRFMESGWNVQAMHRLMVTSAAYRQDSHVTPQKLEVDPENRLVSRGPRFRLDAEEIRDNALYASGLLLEKMGGHAVRPYQPEGIWEAVGYTASNTAKYTQEHGDALYRRSLYTFWKRTAPPPSMITFDAPSREKYCVRRERTDTPLQALVTMNDTQFIEAARHLAERMLQHEKNVDQRLDYGFRVLTARHPSAFEKTVLKETLTKHLAKYQQDEAAAKKLIAAGETPASKETNPSELAAYTMVASLLLNLDEVVNRN, encoded by the coding sequence ATGAAGCTCTCCTACGTCACTTTTGGGCTTTTGATTTTGTCCGCTGGTCCGTTAATCCCGATTAACGGCGCGGCAGCCTCATCGTCGAGCAAGACCATTGATTTCAACCGCGATGTTCGACCGATCCTTTCGGATAATTGTTTCAACTGTCATGGGCCGGATGAAAAGCGGCGCAAGGCGAAGTTGCGATTGGACATCGCTGAGGGAGCAGTCGAGGTGCGGGAAGGCAAACAGGCCATCAAACCGAAGGACCTCCAGGCAAGCGAAGTCTGGCGTCGCATTAATACGAAAGATCCGGACGACATGATGCCACCGCCGGATAGCAACAAAAAGCTGACCGAGCAGCAGATTCAAACCTTGAAGCGCTGGATTGAAGGGGGAGCGCAGTACAAAGGTCATTGGGCTTTTGAAGCACCACGAAAACCGGGACTGCCGAAGATTAAGAACCGGCGCTGGGCGCGGAACGAAATTGATTATTTCATTGGCGCGGGGTTGGAAGAGAAGAAGCTCAAGCCCGAGTCCGAGGCGAGCAAGGAAAAGTTGATTCGCCGCGTGACCTTTGATCTTACCGGCTTGCCACCCACACCGGAAGAGGTGGATGCGTTTCTGGCAGACAAGCAGGCTGGTGCCTATGAGCGATTGGTGGATCGTTTGCTAAACTCGCCACGATATGGAGAGCATCAGGCACGGTATTGGCTGGATGCGGTGAGGTATGGCGACACGCATGGTTTGCATTTGGACAATGAGCGGTCGATGTGGCCATATCGTGATTGGGTGGTGAAGGCTTTCAATGAGAACATGCCTTACGACCAGTTTACCATCTGGCAGATTGCGGGCGATCTATTGCCCCAGGCCACGCGAGAGCAGAAAATTGCCTCCGGCTATAACCGTTGCAACGTTACCACGAGTGAAGGGGGAGCCATCGCGGATGAGTTTTATGTGCGATATGCGATTGACCGTACAGAGACAACGAGTGTGGTCTGGATGGGATTGACGGCGGGTTGTGCGGTATGTCACGACCACAAGTTTGACCCGCTCACGCAGAAGGAATTTTATTCGCTCTACGCGTTCTTCAACAATTGCACCGAGCAGGCGATGGATGGTAATGCACTGCTCACGCCGCCCGTAATGAAATTGCCCAGTCCGGAACAAGAGGAAAAAGTGGCCGGATACGACAAGGAAATTGCGGCGTTAAAAAAGGAAATGTCGGAAGAGGTGAAAAAAGTGGATTACAAGGATCCCGGGCCGCATGAAATAAAAGAACTGCCGGAAGCGCGCGAGGTTATTTATGTCGATGATGAATTTCCCGGCGGGGCGAAGCCGGAAAAAGTGGATGGCACGCCAGATATCGAGTGGGTCACTGCGGAGAATGGGCAGATCTTTAGCGGCAAGAGGGCCATCAAGAGGACGGCCACAGGATTGGCGCAGGATGTTTTTCAGAATGCCAAACCGTCGTTGGTTGTGGGCAAGGGAGACAAACTGTTTGCGTATGTTTATTTGGACCCGAAGAATCCGCCCAAGGCAATCATGCTGCAATTTCATACCACAGATTGGATGTATCGGGCGAACTGGGGTGATGAAGACGCGATTCCATTTGGCGAGAAGGGAAAGGCGCTGAAAAAAATCATGGGGCCACTGCCCCCGGTTGGTGAGTGGGTAAGGCTGGAAGTGGATACGGACAAGCTGGAGATGAAAACGGGTTTGCGCATCAATGGCATCGCCTTCACCCAATACGGTGGCACGGTTTATTGGGATAAGGCTGGCGCGATGACGAAGTTGGAGCAGGAGGATCGGTCCGGGCAATCACAATGGGCCTGGGAGGTGCACACCAAGGCGGAGAATGCGGCTGGCCTGCCGGCAGACATTGCGAAGATTATTCGTGAACGCACCGATAAGCGGACTGAAGCTGAAGGCAAAAAGCTCCGCGAATATTACCTGGAAAATATTTATGAGGAGGCCCGGAAAATTTTGCAGCCGCTGAATGCGAAGGTTGCGCCGATTCAGAAGCAACGACAAGAGTTGGAAGATAAAATTCCGGGGACGCTGGTGATGCAGGAGATGGAAAAGCCACGGGGGACTTTTGTGTTGAAACGTGGTGAGTATGATAAGAAAGGCGAGGAGGTTCAACCGGGTGTGCCGCACTTCCTGCCACCCCTGCCAAAGACTGATAAGACCAACCGGTTGGCGCTGGCGCAATGGCTGGTTTCGACGAATCATCCGCTGACATCGCGAGTGATTGTGAATCGTTACTGGCAGCAGTTCTTTGGAATTGGTTTGGTAAAGACGGCGCAGGATTTCGGTTCGCAAGGGGAATGGCCGTCCAACCCGGAATTGCTGGATTGGCTGGCGTGTCGTTTTATGGAGAGCGGATGGAATGTGCAGGCAATGCATCGGCTGATGGTGACGTCGGCGGCGTATCGACAGGATTCCCATGTGACGCCGCAGAAACTGGAAGTGGATCCGGAGAATCGATTGGTTTCCCGGGGGCCGAGGTTCCGCCTCGACGCGGAGGAGATTCGGGATAACGCGCTTTACGCGAGCGGATTATTGCTGGAGAAGATGGGCGGGCACGCGGTGCGCCCTTATCAACCAGAGGGCATTTGGGAAGCGGTGGGTTACACCGCCAGCAATACGGCCAAGTATACACAGGAGCATGGGGATGCACTGTATCGGCGAAGCCTTTACACGTTTTGGAAGCGAACCGCACCGCCGCCGTCGATGATCACCTTTGATGCGCCTTCGCGGGAGAAATATTGTGTGCGACGCGAACGGACCGACACGCCGCTGCAGGCATTGGTAACGATGAATGACACTCAATTCATTGAAGCCGCACGGCACCTGGCTGAGCGCATGCTGCAACATGAAAAAAATGTGGATCAACGGTTGGATTATGGGTTTAGGGTGCTGACCGCGCGTCATCCTTCGGCATTTGAAAAGACCGTGCTTAAGGAAACCCTGACTAAACATCTGGCCAAATATCAGCAAGACGAGGCAGCCGCGAAGAAGCTGATCGCAGCAGGTGAAACTCCGGCGAGCAAGGAAACCAATCCATCGGAATTGGCGGCATATACGATGGTTGCGAGCCTGTTGTTGAACCTTGATGAAGTGGTGAATAGGAATTGA